In one window of Arachis ipaensis cultivar K30076 chromosome B06, Araip1.1, whole genome shotgun sequence DNA:
- the LOC107645251 gene encoding histone H1 (The sequence of the model RefSeq protein was modified relative to this genomic sequence to represent the inferred CDS: added 40 bases not found in genome assembly), with amino-acid sequence MSSEEPTVAVEQPAAEPEATAEPPPEAEPENPTPKPKKAAKEPKPKKPAAPRSRNPSHPPYEEMVKDAIVTLKEKNGSSQYAIQKFVEEKQKQLPSNFRKLLLYHLKKLVASGKLVKVKSSFKLPPVRSSAPKPASAAPAKKKAAAAKPKPKPKPKAKPASKAKDTKTTKSAAAKAPAKAKAAAKPKPKPKPAAKPKAVAAKTKAAPAKSKAKAKTAPAAKPKAAAKPKPAAKPKPKPKERPSKASRTSTRTSPGKKAPAAKPAAKKAAPAKKAPAKGAKAKTVKSPAKKATTARRGRK; translated from the exons CAGCTGAGCCCGAAGCAACCGCCGAGCCACCTCCGGAGGCAGAGCCCGAGAACCCAACTCCCAAGCCCAAGAAGGCCGCTAAGGAGCCCAAGCCCAAAAAACCCGCGGCTCCTAGATCTCGAAACCCCTCTCACCCTCCCTACGAAGAG ATGGTTAAGGACGCGATTGTGACGTTGAAGGAGAAAAACGGTTCCAGTCAATACGCGATTCAGAAGTTCGTAGAAGAGAAACAGAAGCAGCTACCTTCCAACTTCAGGAAGCTCTTGTTGTATCATTTGAAGAAGCTCGTTGCTTCTGGAAAGCTCGTTAAGGTCAAAAGCTCCTTCAAGCTTCCTCCGGTCAGGTCTTCAGCTCCCAAACCCGCTTCTGCTGCCCCCGCCAAGAAGAAGGCTGCAGCTGCTAAGCCCAAACCAAAGCCCAAGCCCAAAGCTAAGCCTGCCTCTAAGGCCAAGGACACCAAAACTACTAAGTCAGCAGCAGCCAAAGCACCTGCCAAGGCCAAGGCCGCTGCAAAGCCCAAGCCCAAGCCCAAGCCAGCTGCTAAACCCAAGGCGGTTGCTGCTAAGACCAAGGCAGCTCCGGCCAAGTCTAAGGCCAAGGCTAAGACGGCGCCAGCTGCAAAGCCGAAGGCAGCTGCGAAGCCTAAACCGGCTGCTAAGCCCAAGCCCAAGCCCAAAGAGAGGCCCTCCAAGGCTTCTAGAACGTCGACGAGAACTTCACCGGGGAAGAAAGCCCCTGCAGCTAAACCTGCGGCGAAGAAGGCAGCTCCCGCGAAGAAGGCCCCTGCAAAGGGTGCAAAGGCGAAGACCGTGAAATCTCCTGCGAAGAAGGCGACGACGGCGAGAAGGGGGAGAAAGTGA